cctagggcagggttgggcaaactttttgactcgagggccacaatgggttcttaaactgaccggagggccggaacaaaagcatggatggagtgtttgtgtgaactaatataaattcaaagtaaacatcattacataaaagggtacggtcttttttttcaatagttttattcatttcaaacgagccggatcgggcccgcgggccgtagtttgcccacggctgacctagcgattgggcctgccctctgccacctgggagcatgcctaagccagcaggtcgttatctcccaaggggtcccagactgcgagagggcacaggctgggctgagggacccccccttccccgagtgcacaaatttttgtgcactgggcctctagtaagattataaaatTGTATTACATGGTCTGTAGTATCTTCACTTAAAAAGTTTAATAATTCTATTCCTTGCCTCCATGCTTATTCATTGTTTGTGTTATCCCTCCCCTCTCTTTCCCTGCCCTTCTACAGAAATGACAGAAGAAGAACAGTTTGCTCTAGCTCTCAAAATGAGTGAGCAGGAAGCTAGAGAAGTGAacagccaggaggaggaagaagaggagctCTTGAGGAAAGCCATTGCAGAAAGCCTAAATGTAAGCATGCTATGCTGAAAAAGTTTGTGAGGATTGATaagtaaaattctttttcttttacagtgTTATGGTTGCATTAGAAACTAATGCTGTAGTAGTTCATAGGATTTTCAACTAACAAATATTCCCACAATTTTTAAAGCCCATGTTGAATTGTTGATAAACCTAATTTGAAGTGTTTTGCTAATTCTGTATGAAAGAGCTTTCTTCCATCTCACAGATTTTCAGTCCATGGCTTAAGAGAACCATAGTAGTTGGCCGCTTCTGAAAAGAAGGACCTATTCACAAGAATCCAAAAGGGGCAAGATAAAGTACTTACCTCCCCTATTTTGTAGAGAGAACAAAGAGAATGAGAGCTAGAGGTGGGttacagagagaaagaatgggcagttttaaaatgtttcaaataatGTTAAATTGTGATTTGAATAAGtgtaattgaaattattttaaatatgaaggatATTTACCAGTGACAGGTCCTGAGCCATTTATGCCATCTACTTCTCTATATTAGAAAAGGGTTTAGTATAGAACCTAGGATAGTTATttgcacatagtaagcattcagtATGCATTGTGGAATTCATTTGAATTGTGCATCTACATTTTAAAGAGGAGAATCTCTTAGGGACAGTGGCCTCCCCTTTTTGTCGTTCCTGTGACCCTTCATGTGTAGCTATTTTAATAATAAACCTGATCTTGTTTGGGATTACTTGTTTCAGAGTTGCCGGCCTTCTGATGCTTCTGCTACCAGATCTCGAGCTCTGGCCATTGGACCGTCTTCACAATCCCACCAAGAGAAAACCACAGACTCTGGGACCACTGAAGGCATGTCTCCCTGTTCTGACTCCTTGCACTCATCAAATATAACCATATCACAGGGATCTCATACTGACAGTAGATATACAGAAATTCCCTAAATTTCTTTGGTGGTATTAAAGAGGTTAAATCAGAGATATTACTAATATCCAGCATACTTTATCTCCAAGGAAAAGCCAACAGTTGGTTAAACCCAAAGAAGAGCCTTTTTACCCACATTATGTAGTTCTTGGTAAGTGAGAACTTACCAAGCCCTCTTAATAAAAAAGTTTGTCCTTAGCCCTACTTTTTCTCAAATACCTACAGGCATATGGCAGCTGGTACCTCCATCACTGTTTAAAGGCTCACATATCAGTCAGGGAAACGAGGCTGAGAAAAGAGAGGAGCCTTGGGACCACACTGAAAACACTGAAGAGGAGCCGGTCTCTGGCAGCTCAGGAAGCTGGGACCAGTCAAGCCAGCCAGTGGTTGAGAATGAGAACGTTAAATGTTTTGACAGATGCACTGGCCACTTGGCTGAGCACACACAGTGTGGGAAGCCACAGGAAAGTACTGGGAGAGGATGTGATTTTCACGAAGCTGCCCAGGGTAGGGGGGACACATCTAGGCACTTTCTGCCTGCCTCAGCAGATGCCAAAGGTATCCAGAACAGTGGGGGCACTGTGCACTACTTCTGGGGTATTCCATTTTGCCCAGCTGGAATAGACCCTAACCAGTATACCAGGGTCATTCTCTGCCAGTTGGAGGTTTATCAAAAGAGCCTGAAAATGGCTCAGAggcagctctttaaaaaaaaaggatttgggGAACCAGTGTTACCTAGACCTCCTTCTCTGATCCAGAATGAATGTGGCCAAGGAAATCAGGCtagtgaaaaaaatgaaggcatCTCAGAAGATACGGCAGATGAAGACAAAGAGGAGGAGAGGCAAGAGTCTAGGGCATCTGTCTGGCACTCAGAAACCAAGGATTTCCAAGAAAGTCCAATTAAAAGCTTGAAAGAGAAACTTTTGTTGAAGGAAGAACCAGCAACCAGTCATGGTCAGGTAAGGGTCAGTGATACTGTGATTAAGGATGATTTATTCCCagatttaaataaagattttagctatgctttttgtgtttttccccctttattttttttctcttttcccctcctttatttttaatgaaacacaTGCCTATTATAGAAAATTAGGAAAGGACAAAAGAgtgcaaagaagaaaaagttaccCATAATCCCAGCACCTAGAGAGGTATATTTCtgtgcatataaaaatatttttttctgtttattttttcaacaaaatGGAAACTTTTTTGTATAAGCTTTGTTCCTTTTCACCACTTAATAGTTTACCTtagatctttttttatttattaactatactggaaaacattttataatatgaatgtaccatcatttattttatgtgtCTTAAAATTTACATTAGTTTTGAAAAGTTTAGTTTTTGAATGGGTAACAGTGTTCACATGGCTcacaatttaaaaagatataaatgaaCTGTCTGTACTCTGTCCCTATCCCCAGCCAATCAGTTTCCTCCCTGGAGTCAACCTTTATGACTAGTTTTCTAGTGTGTCCTTTCAAGAGATTTTATGTAGTATTAGTATAAGCACCTTCCTTTACCCAGGTCATGGTATACTCTACACATTATTCTGCATCGtgcttctttcatttaatatCTCTATGAGATCATTCCATAACAGTACATATGagagtttctctcttttttggatGTGTAATACACCATGTATAGATGAGTTTTATTTTATccaactaggggcctggtgcacgaaattcgtgcattgggtgtgtgtgtgggggggggagtgtccctcagcccagcctgccccctctcacatactgggagccctcaggcgttgacccccatcaccctccaatcgcaggatcggccccttgcccaggcctgacgcctccgccagaggtgtcaggcctgcgcaggggaccctcatttccccccatcactggttctgcccccagcccaggcctgatgcctcggccagaggcgtagacccccatcaccctccaatcgcctgatcggccccttgcccaggcctgacgcctccgccagaggtgtcaggcttggacaggggacccccatctcccccttatcactggctttggcccccgcccaggcctgaggcctctggcccaggaatcatgcctgggcaggggacccccatctccctctgatcgcttgctccaccccccgcccaagcctgacgcctctgacccaggcttcaggcctgggcaaggggaccatcatatccctccaatccccggctccgccccccacccaggcctgatgcctcggccagaggagttgaccctcatcaccctccgatcaccaatcaccggatcagccccttgaccaggcctgaggcctccggcagaggtgtcaggcctgggcaggggacccccagctccctgtggttgcaggctccgcccctgcccaggcctaacacctctggcctaggcgtccggcccgggcagcggggacccgcagctgcagcggctccgcgatcgtgggctccgctttaggcccaggcaagggacccctagctcccgggactgccagcttcaaccgtgcccagctcccattgctggctccacccctacttcctgctatcactggccagggcggaaaagttgcctgattctccttggcagggggcttcttcctgctttccctttcgcctccctgcattgtgcctacatatgcaaattaaccgccatcttgttggcagttaactgctgatcttagttggcagttaatttgcatatagccctgattagccaatgaaaagggtatcgtcgtatgccaattaccatttttctcttttattagataggatgctgctgttggtggacatttaggttgttacTAGTATTTTACTACTACTGCAGTGATTTCTGTTGTACAGAAGATGTTTCATTCACATGGGAGATATTTGTACAATAATTTGTAGATATAATTGGTGAGTCAAAATATGTATGCATTTACAGTTTTGTTAGCTATTGTCAAATTGCTTATTGATAGGGGTTGTATAAATTTACACTAATTGCAATGTATGAGTACAAGCTTCCCCATACCCATACCAATACAGTGTTATTAGGACCTCTTGATCTTTGTTAATCTGAGAGATGAAAAATATTACCTCAATGCAGTggtaattttcatttttgttactaTGTGTATAGTTGAgactcatttgtatttctttttctgtgtttagATCTTACaggcatttttctttaatattagcTTTAATTGAAGTTCTTTTACTTCATGACCAGGCCACAAAATACTACAAATATTATTAATTGGTACTATTTGGATATAACAAATAAAATCAAGctatcttaattaaaaaaagactttatcATAAGGAAACATGGTGcctcataaattttaaaacaggatGGTAACCAAGCCTGGAGAAGATACCGAGTCTAGAAAATCATTTGACCATCTTTTTCTTAGTGGTTTATAGGCATTCTTTATGTATTAGGGTGATAAGAAACACATGTAGTTTTCCAGtttatgtcccccccccccaccacacacacataatacATAATGGTCTATTTCCAATTTTTCATGTGGTAATTTTCTATAATTTACTGAAAACAGTCCCTTTTTTGGGGACATTTAGGCtgcctttttagtttttttttctgacataccTAGATTGTATTATATATGAAAGCTTATATTCAGTTTTGTTCTCTGAATATTATAAAAGCAGTTATATGATTTTAAACTCTTTATACACTATAAATAGAAATTTTTGACTATATTGTTCCTTGTTGCtatttctgtttttagttttgttttgctgTTACCCTATTTGTTCTGTCTCTTATGATAAGGTTCTAGAAATGGTAGTTATGAGAAATTTTATAGCATACTGCACAGAGTATGGATTTGAAGTTtgaattttgacatttttgtTTTAGTAACTGTACCTTTGAGCAAACCATTTAACcctctgaatctgttttttacATCTGTAACATGGGAATAGCAAGTCATTAGCTTAATGATTAAAGTGAATTGTGTAAAGTGCCTAGTATAATGCTTAGGACATTTGGTAAATGGTAGTTCTCTCTAAGGGACTGGACGGTCATTCACTGAGAGTACCTTCTGGGAATCACTCTTGCCTAGCATTTTCTTCATCCACATTATGGAAAAATTGCTGTATATGAAGAGAAAGCTTTTTTCCTAAAAGTACTTTTAGTGACTTGACTCTTTTTCAAATGAAAGGTTATGTTTATCATAACATGTTTCGTTTCCTAGTTTTTTTGCAGTTTAGAGATGCTTCCCCTTAAAAGAATAAACTATGCAATGATTTATTGTAACTCAAGTTGTTAGACTTGTCAAGTTCTGAGGTTTGAAACAGTGTCTTGGGAATAGCATGGACGTGGTCAGACCTTAGTGGCTAGCTTTAATAGATTGAAGTTCTTTTACTTCATGAACAGGCTACAAAATACTACAAATATTATTAATTGGTACTATTTGGTTATAACAAATAAAATCAAGctatcttaattaaaaaaaaagactttatcaTAAGGAAACATGGTGcctcataaattttaaaacaggatGGTAACCAAGCCTGGAGAAGATACTGAGTCTAGAAAATCATTGGTAATTTTTCTGTATCTCAGTGCTATATTGTATCTACTTCATTTCCCCCCTGCAGACTGTCTTCCTTTGCTTCTGTCTTTCACATGGTAGGTGGAAAATACTGATCCTGTATAGTTCTCAGACTTAAATACAGATTACAGGAGATTTACTTTCTTTCAGTTCAATTTCAAATTTCTAGGAAAGGAACTTATGGCCCATTTGATGTTAATAGCTCTCACCAGTACAGTTGGCTGTGGCCTGAAGTGGGTATGTGTCACATTGTACAAATGGCTATGATACTATAATGCAGTGATTGGGGTGAGGGGCAGTCTTCGGTGAAAAGAAACCAGGCAGACAATCTAGTGAGTATCCAGTGCAGTCATTAACATTAATTTTAGAGATCACTTAGGACTAttgaaaaatgttcaaaaattttTAGAATAAGGTTGAAAGCCTCCACAATCCTACCATCTAGTGAtgtattccttctttttttctgtacCTGTTTTTTGTATGGTTAagataatatttttgtattttaaagttaacatgtaaacattttcttatgttaaaattatagatttcatttttaatgattaaTAT
The sequence above is a segment of the Myotis daubentonii chromosome 5, mMyoDau2.1, whole genome shotgun sequence genome. Coding sequences within it:
- the UIMC1 gene encoding BRCA1-A complex subunit RAP80 isoform X6, with protein sequence MGPNRGLNGDLDRRMPRRKKKVKEAFEAQNLEKKDAETSSPVNVRRKRKLEDAFIVISDSDGEEPQEENGLEKMKTKQLNRAKCLAKRKIAQMTEEEQFALALKMSEQEAREVNSQEEEEEELLRKAIAESLNSCRPSDASATRSRALAIGPSSQSHQEKTTDSGTTEGIWQLVPPSLFKGSHISQGNEAEKREEPWDHTENTEEEPVSGSSGSWDQSSQPVVENENVKCFDRCTGHLAEHTQCGKPQESTGRGCDFHEAAQGRGDTSRHFLPASADAKGIQNSGGTVHYFWGIPFCPAGIDPNQYTRVILCQLEVYQKSLKMAQRQLFKKKGFGEPVLPRPPSLIQNECGQGNQASEKNEGISEDTADEDKEEERQESRASVWHSETKDFQESPIKSLKEKLLLKEEPATSHGQSSQGLFAEETSEEGNSDPASQSIAVLTSKRSLVLMPESSAEEITVCPETQLSSPETFDVEREVSPGSRETRDEVTIIMADKEVGNREDAEKEIPSSTFSSSTKVSCPLCDKGFPPTKIERHAMYCNGLVGQDIGFSSRLEATRRRKRISTPTPVLTCRQIEAQSKRDRGIVAQTSLDIEKKKAGVKADSSVSWSSLSTRLQMQR